Within Corynebacterium jeddahense, the genomic segment CGCGGACAAAAAGTTGGAGTGTTGGGGGCTGGAAGGTATTCCAATGCCCGCAGGGTTTCCATCTGATATCCGCGATGGTGCGGTTGAGAGGTTTTTGGCTGGGGCGTCTGCCCGTGAGGTCTGCGACTGGGCTGAAGACGTATGTGGTCGCCGACCATCGGTGGACACGGTCGGCAACTGGGTTGCGGCCAAACGCCGCGGCCAGTCCTTTGATGGCACGCGACGCGCCTACGACGCTGAGACCATCGCGAAGGTTGTAGCACGCAGGTTGACCTCGCAGGCGACGGTGCGTGAGATTGCCGTGGAGTTCGATGTCAACGACACCGCAGCACTGACCTGGACGAAGCGGTACTGGCCAGACGATGACGACCGCGATTCGGCAGCGTCGATGACCTTCGACGAGGCGTTTGCGGCGACAATGGAACGCGTGAGCAAACACCGCAAAGTCCAACGCAACCATCAACAGCAGCGAGTCGATGAAGCAGCCGATGCGAAAAGGCCACCCCGGCCAGTCAACGAGTGGCTGCCAGGGCCTGGACCGATAGACGACATCGCTGATTTACCCAGTGACATGGACGAGCTGAAAAAGCTCGTTGTCGAGATGCGCGACCGGGAAACAGTCAAAGACGCCATTATCCAAGTGCTCATGAGCGACGGTGAGCCGCAGGGAAAAGGCAACGTCCGTGGCGGTGAGTCGCGGGGAAAAGACGACGTCCGTGACGGGGAACTGTCCACCGCGGCGAAAGCCGCAGTGGTGGTTGCCCTCACGGACGCCCACGGGTTTTCCATCGCCAAAGCATGCGCGGTTGTCGGGATTGCGCAGTCGACGTTTTACTACCACCGACACACCCACACGAAGGTGGTGCACCAGCGCGAACAGCGCCGCGCTGCACTCAAACCGCTGATCTTGCAGGCAGCAGCCGAATCCGGGCAAAGCTACGGCTACCGGCGCATCCACGCCTGGCTGAAGATCATGGGGCATACAGTGTCGGAAAAGATCGTGCGTACCCTCATGGAAGAGCTTGGGTGCCGCCCGCCGGCGAAAGCGTCGGGCAAATACTCCTCCTACACCGGTGAAACCGACCACAAACCCGCGAACCTGCTGCTGATCGCCCCAACCGACAACAGTGACGATGATGGGGATGCGGATGTGGATGTGGCCCGGCCGGTTGTTGCACCGTCGCAGTACTTCATCGACCACGCCGACGCTCAGGGGCTGACCCACGATTTCCACGCGGATGCCCCGTGGGAGAAAATCGGCACCGACGTCACCGAAATCCACTGCCCAGACGGCAAATTGTTTCTGTCGGCAGCGATCGATTTCTACGACGGGATGCCGATTGCGGTGACCATGTCAACATCACCGAACCACGACTTGGTCGCCGAGATGATCGCGCGAATCGACGAGGTAAAACCCGACGAGGCACAACCGATCATCCATTCCGATCGTGGTGGGCTCTACCGCAGTGAACGCTGGGTCAGTCTGATTACCGACCACACCCACAACATCTTGGATTGCCCCGACTGCCAGGCCGATACATGGTGCGGCAACCGGTGGCGATACATCCCGTCACTGTCGCGCAAAGCCACCAGCGGCGACAACGCGCGCACCGAAGGCTTCTTCGGCACGATGAAACAAGAACTGCTCAAAGGCAGGCCTGTGGTGTCGACGATGACGGTGGCGCAAATGCGCGACTATATTGATTCCTACATCGACTTCTACATCAACACACGATTGAAGTCGACACTCGGCGAGGGCTACACCACCATCGCCGAGCACCGCAAGGCACTGAGTGCATAACAACGAGACAAAGTCCCCCAAAACGCACTCCAACAAAAAGACCGCATCCCCAAAAAGCCGATTAGCTGGGTCTTAGTAGCTGGATTTGGCGTTGAGGGGAGGAGGACCGCCCCCGCCCGCCGCCGCGCTACGGCAGGAACTGCTGCACGTACGGCATGGCGAACGCCGCGATCCCCGCGACCACGGCGAGGATGCCGACCACGAGCGCCGCCTTCTGCAGCGGCGAGGAGCCCGCCGGGGCGTTGGAGGTCGACGGCACGGGCTTCGCTGTCCCGGTCTGCGAGCCGCCCGGCTGCGAGCCGCCCGGCTTGGGGTTCGCCGTCGTTGTCGGCGGCGGGGCAACCACGCCCTTGCCCGAGTTCTTCAGGAACGCGGCAGCGTTGCGCGACGTGCCGTCCGCGAAGGTCACCTTGACGTCGAAGGAGGCGCCGTCGTAGGAGGTCTTCGGCACCGCGACGGTGATCGCGCCGGTGTGCGCGTCGAGGGTCGCGCCGAAGGCGGGAGTGCGGGTGAAGGACCATTGGGCGTTGTCAGGCAGAGGTAGCTCGAAGTTGTTGTGGGGCGTGAGGGTCGCGGTCTCGCCTGGGTCGGCGGTAACCGTGTCGTACAGCGGGTCGTAGAGGAACGCGTCGTCCGGAACGAGCACCGGCGCGGCATCGATGTACTCCCAGGACGTATCCGGGTACGTCACCCGGGCGCGCCCGGGGACCGTGTTCTCCCCCGCCGCCACCGGCTCGTTGCCGTAGTGGTTGAGGCGCGCGCTGAGCACGTCGCCGTGCCGCTCCAGCTGGATCTTCCACAGCTCGGTGTTTTGGCCGTCGAGCTTCCACGTCGTGCCCTCCGGCGCGCCCTGGAGCGTGTACTCGGCGTTCGTGCTCACGCCGTCGCCGGGCACCGCGTGCACCAGCCGCGGGGTCGGGTCAAAGTACGGCTGGTACAGCTCGTCCATCGTCGCGGCGGAGGCTACCGGGGCGACGACGAGTCCGGCGAGGGCGGCCACTGCGGCCGGGAGTGCGAGGCGTTGCATGGGCTTATCATATCGGCATGGAACTTTCACAGCGGTTGGATCTCGGCGGGCTCGAGCTCGGCGGCGAGGGCGGCGAGGACAAGGCGCCGTCGTCGGGGGATGTGTTCGGGAGGTTGGCGGAGCTCGTCGATACGCTAGGCGGCTCCGACATCACCCCCACCACCCGCCTCGACGAGGCGGGACTCACCTCGCTCGATCGCATCGAGCTCGCGGTCCGCATCGAGGAGGAGTTCGCAGTGCGTATCGACGAGCACGTCTACGCCACCCACGACACCGCCGGGGAACTGGCGCGCTACATCGAGGAGCAGCAATGATTTCGTACCTGACCGACATGGACGGCGTCCTGCACCGCGAGGGCAACGTCATCCCCGGCGCGGAGGAGTTCATCCGCGCGCTGCGCGCCGACGGCATCGAGTTCATGGTGCTCACGAACAACTCGATGCAGACCCCGCGCGACCTCTCCGCGAAGCTCACGCGCATGGGTCTGGACATCGAGCCGGAGCGCATCTGGACCTCCGCCACCGCGACGGCGAAGTTCCTCTCGCAGCAGGCGGGCGAGGCCTCCGCGTACGTCATCGGGGAGGCTGGCCTGACCACGGCGCTGCACGAGATCGGCTGGATCCTCACCGACGCAGACCCGGACTTCGTAGTCCTCGGCGAGACGCGCACGTACTCGTTCGAGGCGCTGACCACGGCGTCGAACCTGATCCGCAACGGCTCGCGCTTCATCGCCACCAACCCGGATCTGACTGGCCCGGGCCCGGCGGGCGTCGTGCCGGCGACGGGCTCGGTGGCGGCGATGATCACGGCGGTGACCGGCATGAAGCCGTACTACGTGGGCAAGCCGAACCCCGTGATGATGCGCACCGCGCTGAACAACATCGGCGCCCACTCGGAGAACACGGTAATGATCGGCGACCGCATGGACACCGACGTCAAGGCCGGCCTCGAGGCCGGCATGCGCACCATCCTCGTGCGCAGCGGCATCTCGGACGACGCCGAGATTGCCAAGTACCCTTTCCGGCCCACCGCCGCCGTGAACTCCGTGGCGGACCTGGTGGACCGGATCTGGGACCCGTTTGGCGACGGGTTCTACGCCGACGGGGAGTAGCCGCGCGCGGGAGCGCTACACCTGCGAGTCGGAGCCCGCGACGTAGAAGCGCTGCTTGTTCACGAACTCGTCCATGCCCAGCGGGCCGAGCTCGCGACCGAGGCCGGACGCCTTCACGCCGCCGAACGGCAGCTCGGCGCCCCGGGCCTGCGGGATGTTCACGTGGATCATGCCGGTGTCGATCTTGGACGCGACGCGCTTCGCACGCTCCTCGTCCTCCGACATGACGGCGCCACCGAGGCCGTAGCGCGAGTCGTTCGCTAGCTCGATGGCCTCGTCCTCGGAGGAAACCTTGTACACCTCGGCGACCGGGCCGAAGAACTCCTCGTAGTAGGAGTCGGTGCCGGCCGGGATGCCGGTAATCACGGCCGGGGTGATGTAGGCGCCCTTGCCGGTGACCTCGCCACCGACGTGCAGCGTCGCGCCCTCGTCGACGGCGACCTTGAGCTGCTGCGCGAGCTTCTCGGCCGCGTCGCGGGAGGACAGCGGGTAGAACTCCGCGCCGTCGCCCGGGTTCCGGGGATCGCCCTCGCTATACGACGACGCCAGCGCCACCAGCGCGTCGACGAACTCGTCGTAAATGTCGTCCATGACGATCATGCGCTTGTTCGACGTGCAGGCCTGGCCGACGTTGCCGATGCGCTTGTTCCACGCCGTTTCCGCCGCCTTCTTCACGTCGGAGGCGTCGAGCACGACGTACGGGTCGGTGCCGCCGAGCTCGAGCACGCACTTCTTCAGCGCCTTGCCCGCCTGCGCGGCGATCTCGCGGCCGGCGCGCTCGGAGCCGGTGAGCGAGACACCCTGCACGCGCTTGTCCTCGATGATCGTGGAGACCTGCGAGTGCTGCGCGTACAGGTTCGTGTAGATGCCCTTCGGCGCGCCGGCCTCGTCGAAGATGCGCTCGATCGCCGCCGCGGAGCGCGGGCAGATCTCGGCGTGCTTGACCATGACCACGTTGCCGGCCATGAGCGCCGGCGCCGCGAAGCGCGCGACCTGGTAGTACGGGAAGTTCCACGGCATGATGCCGAGGATCACGCCGAGCGGCACCTTGCGCATCACGGATGTGCCGCCGCGCTCGTTCGGGATCTCCTCGTCGGCCCCGAACTCGGCGCCGTGGTCGGCGTAGTAGTTGAAGATCTCCACGACGTCGTCGACCTCGGCGTCGCCCTCGTTGATGGCCTTGCCCATCTCGTCGGCGATGATCTTGGCGAGGTCGGCGCGTTGCGCGTCGAAAAGCGATGCGACCTTGCGCAGCACCTCGCCGCGCTCCTCGAAGCTCTTCTCGCGCCACTGCTTGAACGCGGCGTCGGCGGTGGCGAGGGCCTGCTCGAGTTCGTCGTCGGTGATGAAGTCGAAGGTTTCCTCGATTTCGTTGGTTTTCGGGTTTTGTACGCGGTACTTAGTGGACATGTGGCCCATGGTAGGAGCGCTGCGTGACGCTCGCCATAAAGTTTGCGTCACGGGCGAGTTCGCCGAGCGCGCGCTCGAACGGCTGCAGCTCGGCGGGCGTCGCGAGGATCGTCTCGCGACAGGAATACGTGCGGTCCGCGCGTCGCTGCCAGCGTGTGAACCACACCTCGCCTTCGTCGCCGTCCGGCAGGAGGAGCATCAGCTTCTCGACGTCCATCCGGTACTCCCCCGCCATCCCCTCGACCTCAAGCGTGTAGGTCATGCGGGCGCGGGTGCGGCACGTGCGGGGCGCGGCCAGTGTTGTCGTCATCGGTGGGGACCCTTCTCCGCGAGTGCGGCGATTGTGTGTGGCGCACTCCGGTTCCCGGTGACTAGGCGGGGTTGCCGCGCGGGTGACTGGCCCGCGCGACGGAGTGCGAGACGAGAGGTTCGTCTTCCCCAACGGCCTCTTGTTGCTCGTGCTTGCGCAGGGCTGATCTTGCTTCACACTGGTTGACTCGGGCAACCCTCAAGGCCTGGTTGATCCCCCTGTTCGCTCGAGTTGTGGTTGAGGTTGAGGAGTGTGTGCGGGTTACAGCAACCGCACCGCGAGCACGCCGAGGAACACCACCACCAGCCCGACGAGGCGCGTCGCCGTGAGCGGGTTCTTGCGCGCCCCGAATGCCCCGCGCGCCTCGAGCACCTGGCCCGCCGCGATCGTGCCCGCGTTGAAGGCGATGACGGTCGTCGCCGTGCCCAGCAGCGGGGCGAGCGTCGCGCCGGAGATGACGAACGTCGCGCCCACCAGGCCGCCGACCCACATCCACCACGGCCCCGGCTCGGGGCGGCGCGTGAACTGGCCGGGGCTCGTCGCCAGCGCCGCGATGAGCAACAGCAGCGAACCGACGGCCAGGTTGATCTCGCCGGCGTGCAGCGAGGACCCGGCGATGGTGCCCAGGTAGCCGTTCACCGCGGTCTGCACTGCCGAGCCCACGCCCACGAGCACGCCGAGCGCGCGGTACGCCCACAGCTCCAGGCCGTGGGCATCGCCTTCCGCCTTCGCCGAGGCATCGGCCCGCAGCGTGACCACGATGCCGACGAGGACGACGAGGGCGCCGAGGATGCGCGGAACGGAAACGTCGATACGCGGTGCGTTAAAGAGGCCAAACCTGTCGATGACCAGGCCCATCACCACCTGGCCGAGGATCGGCAGCACGACCGTCTGCACGGCGCCGAGGCGCGGGAAGAGGACGATGTTGCCCAGCACGAAGCACACCCCCATAAGCCCGCCGAACCACACCCACCACGGCGCGGACGTGCCCGGCGCGAAGTGCGGTAGCGGGTTGCCGCGCAGGATGGTGGTGGCAACGATGGCCACAAGCAGCGCCACGGAAAACGAGATGAGCGCCGAGACGACCGGGTGGTTGCCCACGCTCAGGCGCAGGCGCGAGTTCGCCGCGGTTTGGATCGGGATGAGCCCGCCGACGACGAGCGCGATGAGGAGGAGCATTGCCCGATCTTCTCACGTCGCGCGCCGGCGCTCATCTTGCATGACTACACCATTTCTGGGCCCAGAGCGCCCGGCGTACACACGTCCGCAGGCATCGCGTATCGACGCCTCCGGCACCAACCTCATCGGCATCACCGGTCTCGTTTGCGCGGTGCTCGGCACGCTGTTGAGCCTGGCCGCGCGCTCCGCGGCGTTCGGGGCGCCACTGCTGCAGGCCGCGTTCATCCTCGGCGTGGTGGGCCTGTTCCCGCAGGGAGCCCGCAAGGCGCTGCCCGCCGCGGCGCTCGTGGTGGACATCCTTGGCACGGCGCTCACGTCGCAGGTGCTGGCGAACCGAGTGACCACATCGTTCGGCGACGCCGAGCTGCAGATGAAGGACCTGGAGGAGCTGCTCAACGACCCGCGCTTCTACGAGGACCCGCGGTCGCGCTCGGGTGCTGATACTGGTGCGGGTACTGCTTCTGATCCGGCGGCTGGGTGGCCCACCGACTACCCGTGGGGCGGCACCCCGGCCTCCCGGCTCTGAAATAAGACCTCAGCGCGGCGGGAGCTACGCCTTCGACTCGGTGCGGGCGAGGACCTCGTTCTTCAACATGACGCGCAGCGCCGCGATGAGCTCCTCGTCGGTGGCGTCCTCGAGCGCGCGGGTGACGTCGTCGCCGGTGTCCTCACTGTTCTTGGTGTCCACGCCGAGGGCGTCGCCGATCTTTTTCTCGAGGGGGCGCTCGGTGTGCTTCGCCTGGAACATCGAAAGCCTGTCGCCGCCGAAGTAGACCGCGGCGGCGAAGATCGGCGCGGCGATCGCGGCGGCGAGCATGCCCTGCCAGACCAGGTCGAAGCGGTTGAACACGAGCATGATCACGGACGAGATGATCGCGGGGAATACGGTCATCTTTTCGGAGGTGAAGAGGGACGGGACGCGTCGTAACGCAATGTCCCTCATCATCGTGCCGCCGGTCGCTGTGATCACGGCGAGGAGAATGCAGGGGACGAAGTTGAGATCCGCCATGAGGCCCTTGAGCGTACCGGCGACCGCCCACACGCCAATGGTGATGATGTCCGCGTAGAAGCGGAAGTTCTCCCAGACCTTGCCGTGGAGGTTGCCGAAGTACGCGATGAGCGCGCCGATCGTGGCGGTAATGAGGTAGCCGGGGTTCGTGAGGGCGGCGGCCGGGCCGTTGCTCAGGATCGCGTCGCGGATAAAGCCGCCGCCCAGCGACGACAAGTACGCGATGAAGGCGAACCCGACAATGTCAAAGTTCATGCGCTTGGCCACGGTGCCGCCGATGGTGGAGGCGAGCAGCACGCCCGTGTATTCGAGGACGAAGTAGAGGTTGCCGACGT encodes:
- a CDS encoding NAD-dependent succinate-semialdehyde dehydrogenase, translating into MSTKYRVQNPKTNEIEETFDFITDDELEQALATADAAFKQWREKSFEERGEVLRKVASLFDAQRADLAKIIADEMGKAINEGDAEVDDVVEIFNYYADHGAEFGADEEIPNERGGTSVMRKVPLGVILGIMPWNFPYYQVARFAAPALMAGNVVMVKHAEICPRSAAAIERIFDEAGAPKGIYTNLYAQHSQVSTIIEDKRVQGVSLTGSERAGREIAAQAGKALKKCVLELGGTDPYVVLDASDVKKAAETAWNKRIGNVGQACTSNKRMIVMDDIYDEFVDALVALASSYSEGDPRNPGDGAEFYPLSSRDAAEKLAQQLKVAVDEGATLHVGGEVTGKGAYITPAVITGIPAGTDSYYEEFFGPVAEVYKVSSEDEAIELANDSRYGLGGAVMSEDEERAKRVASKIDTGMIHVNIPQARGAELPFGGVKASGLGRELGPLGMDEFVNKQRFYVAGSDSQV
- a CDS encoding Rib/alpha-like domain-containing protein, which codes for MQRLALPAAVAALAGLVVAPVASAATMDELYQPYFDPTPRLVHAVPGDGVSTNAEYTLQGAPEGTTWKLDGQNTELWKIQLERHGDVLSARLNHYGNEPVAAGENTVPGRARVTYPDTSWEYIDAAPVLVPDDAFLYDPLYDTVTADPGETATLTPHNNFELPLPDNAQWSFTRTPAFGATLDAHTGAITVAVPKTSYDGASFDVKVTFADGTSRNAAAFLKNSGKGVVAPPPTTTANPKPGGSQPGGSQTGTAKPVPSTSNAPAGSSPLQKAALVVGILAVVAGIAAFAMPYVQQFLP
- a CDS encoding DMT family transporter, which translates into the protein MLLLIALVVGGLIPIQTAANSRLRLSVGNHPVVSALISFSVALLVAIVATTILRGNPLPHFAPGTSAPWWVWFGGLMGVCFVLGNIVLFPRLGAVQTVVLPILGQVVMGLVIDRFGLFNAPRIDVSVPRILGALVVLVGIVVTLRADASAKAEGDAHGLELWAYRALGVLVGVGSAVQTAVNGYLGTIAGSSLHAGEINLAVGSLLLLIAALATSPGQFTRRPEPGPWWMWVGGLVGATFVISGATLAPLLGTATTVIAFNAGTIAAGQVLEARGAFGARKNPLTATRLVGLVVVFLGVLAVRLL
- a CDS encoding IS3 family transposase, yielding MPAGFPSDIRDGAVERFLAGASAREVCDWAEDVCGRRPSVDTVGNWVAAKRRGQSFDGTRRAYDAETIAKVVARRLTSQATVREIAVEFDVNDTAALTWTKRYWPDDDDRDSAASMTFDEAFAATMERVSKHRKVQRNHQQQRVDEAADAKRPPRPVNEWLPGPGPIDDIADLPSDMDELKKLVVEMRDRETVKDAIIQVLMSDGEPQGKGNVRGGESRGKDDVRDGELSTAAKAAVVVALTDAHGFSIAKACAVVGIAQSTFYYHRHTHTKVVHQREQRRAALKPLILQAAAESGQSYGYRRIHAWLKIMGHTVSEKIVRTLMEELGCRPPAKASGKYSSYTGETDHKPANLLLIAPTDNSDDDGDADVDVARPVVAPSQYFIDHADAQGLTHDFHADAPWEKIGTDVTEIHCPDGKLFLSAAIDFYDGMPIAVTMSTSPNHDLVAEMIARIDEVKPDEAQPIIHSDRGGLYRSERWVSLITDHTHNILDCPDCQADTWCGNRWRYIPSLSRKATSGDNARTEGFFGTMKQELLKGRPVVSTMTVAQMRDYIDSYIDFYINTRLKSTLGEGYTTIAEHRKALSA
- a CDS encoding acyl carrier protein, whose translation is MELSQRLDLGGLELGGEGGEDKAPSSGDVFGRLAELVDTLGGSDITPTTRLDEAGLTSLDRIELAVRIEEEFAVRIDEHVYATHDTAGELARYIEEQQ
- a CDS encoding trimeric intracellular cation channel family protein codes for the protein MDVSDNVGNLYFVLEYTGVLLASTIGGTVAKRMNFDIVGFAFIAYLSSLGGGFIRDAILSNGPAAALTNPGYLITATIGALIAYFGNLHGKVWENFRFYADIITIGVWAVAGTLKGLMADLNFVPCILLAVITATGGTMMRDIALRRVPSLFTSEKMTVFPAIISSVIMLVFNRFDLVWQGMLAAAIAAPIFAAAVYFGGDRLSMFQAKHTERPLEKKIGDALGVDTKNSEDTGDDVTRALEDATDEELIAALRVMLKNEVLARTESKA
- a CDS encoding HAD-IIA family hydrolase, which produces MISYLTDMDGVLHREGNVIPGAEEFIRALRADGIEFMVLTNNSMQTPRDLSAKLTRMGLDIEPERIWTSATATAKFLSQQAGEASAYVIGEAGLTTALHEIGWILTDADPDFVVLGETRTYSFEALTTASNLIRNGSRFIATNPDLTGPGPAGVVPATGSVAAMITAVTGMKPYYVGKPNPVMMRTALNNIGAHSENTVMIGDRMDTDVKAGLEAGMRTILVRSGISDDAEIAKYPFRPTAAVNSVADLVDRIWDPFGDGFYADGE